The nucleotide sequence CTTTCTCGTTATGAACGGGGAACAAATAGGATAAGTATTGAATTTATTTATCTGATTTCTGAAAAATTTGATGTTCATATTAGTTATTTTCTACAGAGCAATTATTTAATTAATATTGAACAACAACGCAAAACGCAAGAAAAAAACAGTCGACTTGTTGCTGAATGTTGTATAAAAAAATAATACAAGTCACGCTTATTTTCTTTAATTATCTTTGGCTTACACAACCTCTCTCATTTATTTTTATTATTAACTTAATGGAAACCTTATGCCTTTTTCGACATAAAAAAAGCCACCTTTATAAAGGTGGCTTTTTAGCAAATAAGATGCGATTAGCGTCCCGCTTTTAATTTTTGATAATAGCTTTCATACAACACTGTCGCATCACCCACATCATTTTGCCATTCGCCTTTATTGATAATCTCTTCTGTTGGATAAAGAGAATTATCTTTAGTGATCACATTTGGCAGTAGCTTTTGTGCGGCGAGATTAGGTGTTGGGTAACCAATGTTTTCAGCCACTTTTGCTGCAATTTCAGGGCGTAATAAGAAGTCGATAAGTTTATGAGCACCTTCGACATTTTTGGCATTAGCAGGAATAGCTAAGCTATCCATCCAGAAAATACCCCCCTCTTTTGGCCACACCATTTCAATAGGTGCACCAGCTTCGCGAGCAATAAATGCAGAGCCATTCCAAATCATCCCTAAATTGACTTCCCCTTGCATATAAGGGTTAGCAGGATTATCTGAATTAAAGGCCAATACGTTTGGCATCAGCTTTTGTAGCTCTTTATAGGCTTCTTCAATCTCTTTAGGATCGGTTGTATTCCCCGAATAGCCTAATTTTAATAATGCCATTTGGAAAACTTCACGGGCATCATCGGTTAATAACAGGCTATCTTTATATTCAGGTTTCCATAAATCTGCCCATGAAGTAATGCTACTCACATCAACTTCATCGCTATTAATACCAATAGCGGTCGCACCCCAAATGTAAGGAATGGAGTAATCGTTTTCTGGATCAAATGATTTATGTAAGAGGCTAGGATCGAGATTATCAAAATTGGTTAATTTTGATTTATCGATTTTTTGTAGCATACCTTCATGACTCATTTTAGAAATAAAATAAGTAGAAGGAACCACCAAGTCATAAGCACCTTCTTTATAGGTCTTTAACTTGGTATACATGCTTTCATTGGATTCATAGGTGGAATAAATCACCTTAATCCCAGTTTCTTTCGTAAACTGTTCAAGCAGACCAGGCGGCACATACTCCGTCCAGTTGTAGAAATATAATGTCTTACCATCATCAGCCGATGCTGTGCCGATACTTAATGCCATTACGCTGGCAGCAAGTACTGAGGACCACTTTTTCATTTATGTTTCCTTCAGTGGTTGATGCGTTAATATCAAATAGGCAGCGAGCCTACCTCCAACAGATTGGTCTTCAAGACCCCAAAAAGTACGAGAAACTCGCACTAATGCATGTTTACGCTTTGCCAGTTCTGTCTCTTAAAATCAACTGACTAATTAATACTAATACTAAAGATAGACCTAAAAGGATGGTTGCAAGCGCATTCACTTCTGGCGAAACGCCCACTTTTACCATTGAGTAAATTTTCAGTGGTAAAATTTCATAGCTTGGCCCTGTCACAAAAGAGGAAACGACAACGTCATCCATAGATAACGTAAAGCTTAATAACCAACCTGAAGCTACTGCTGGCATTGCCAGAGGCATAATGATTTTACGTAAAATAGTAAATTCACCTGCCCCTAAATCTTTAGCAGCTTCCAGCATTTTTACATCAAACCCACTTAATCGTGAATACACAGTCACCACAACAAAAGGCAGGCAAAATGTAATATGTGAAAATAGAAGCGACCAAAATCCTAATGAAACACCTAGGATCATAAACAGTACAAGTAACGAAATCGCCATCACAATATCCGGCGACATCATGACAACAAACAACATACCACCGACAAATTTTTTGCCACGAAAACGGTAGCGATAAAGTGCAACCGCCGCTAATGAGCCGATTAATGTGGCGAATGTCGCAGAGGTGACCGCCATTGTTAATGAATGTCCTGCCGCTTGAAGCAGACTGTCATTATTAAATAAAATGGCGTACCAATCTGTGGTAAAGCCTTTCCAGTTGATCCCGAAACGTGATGAGTTAAAAGAGTTAACTATCAGAATGATGATCGGGATATAAAGATACGCGTAAATAATGGACATAAATCCACCACGCAATAACCGTCCTATCATTCTATTTCTACCTTCTTATGCAGTAGCTTCACGGCTCGGTAATACACAAACAGCATTAATCCCATCACCAATGTTAAACAAATACTTGTGGCTGCACCGAAAGGCCAGTCACGAATATTTAAGAATTGGCTCTTAATTACGTTACCAATTAATAAGTTTTTCGCGCCACCCATTAAATCAGCAACAAAGAATAAGCCCATCGCAGGTAACATCACGAGTAAACAACCCGCAATAATGCCCGGCATTGTTAATGGAATAATAATACGAATAAAGGTTTGAAATTTATTAGCACCTAAATCGCGCGCTGCTTCTAAACAAGGTTTATCTAACTTTTCAATGCTGGAATATAACGGTAATACCATGAAAGGTAATAAAATATAAACCAGCCCCAGCACAACGGCTTCTGGGGTATAAATAATTCTGAGTGGCTTATCAATAAGTCCAATCCACAACAGGAATTCGTTAAAATAACCTTTCGTACTTAGGAATATTTTTAATCCATAAATACGAATAAGCGAGTTTGTCCAAAAAGGTACAATCAATAAAAACAACATTAATGGCTGTATTTTCTTAGGCATTTTTGCGAGGAAATAAGCAAAAGGATAACCTAATAATAAACAAGCTAATGTTGCGACTACCGCCATATTAATAGAATGCAGTAACACTTCTGCATACATCGGATCAAATAAGCGATAGTAGTTATCGAGTGTAAAGACCATCTCGACAAGGTTGGCATCATTACGCGTTAAAAAACTGGTCGCAATGATCATGATATTCGGCAAGAAGACGAACAGCATCAACCAACCCACAACACCAGTAATAACGATGTTTTGAAATAGTTTACGTGTTTTCTTCATCTGCCAGTACGACCTCCCAGCTTTCAACCCAAGTTACTGCAATTTTTTGGTCTAACGAGTGATCAACATCTGGATCATCTTCATTAAAGAATTCACTGACCATCACCACCTTGCCATTTTCCATTTCAACAACAGAATCTAGCGTCATGCCTTTATAGTTACGTTCACGAACATAACCAATTAGCCCAGGAAGGTTTTCAAGATCGTGAATTTCTTCAACACGGAGATCTTCAGGTCGAAGTAATACTTTGAGTTGCTGATTTTGTGTCACCGGTAATGTGGTATAAATATCACATTCATGACCTTCAACATCAGCACGAATACGTGTTTCATCAATACGATGGAGCACACGCGCATCAAAGATATTAATTTCACCTATAAATTGCGCAACAAACAGATTTGTTGGCTCTTCATAAATTTCACGCGGAGTACCATCTTGCTCAATACGCCCTTCACGCATCACCACGATCCGGTCTGACATGGTCAGCGCCTCTTCTTGGTCATGAGTCACGAAAATAAAGGTGATCCCTAATTTACGTTGTAAGGCTTTTAATTCATTTTGCATCTGCTTACGTAATTTGTAATCCAGTGCAGATAATGATTCATCAAGCAATAAGACCTTTGGTTTATTCACAACAGCGCGCGCAATCGCAACACGTTGTTGTTGTCCACCAGAAAGGTGTGCTGGGCGACGTTGTGCGAAATCTTCAAGTTGCACCATACGCAATGCTTCTTCAACGCGAATATTAATCTCATCAGCAGGTGTTTTCTGCATGCGAAGACCAAATGCGACGTTTTCAAAAACAGTCATATGTGGGAAAAGCGCGTAACTTTGAAAAACCGTATTTACAAAACGTTGTTCCGCTGGGATATCCGTAATATCTTGTCCATCAAGGATAATTTGCCCATCGTCAACGTCTTCTAAACCCGCAATTAAACGCAAAACCGTCGTCTTACCACAGCCCGAAGGACCGAGGATGGTTAAAAACTCGCCATGGTTGATAGTGAGATCGAGGCGGGAAATAATTTGTTTTCCGTCGAAACCTTTACTTAAGGATTTTAATTCGACAACTGGTGTCAGAGATGTTTTCTCAGTCATTTAAGGTAATACTCTATCCCGAAGAATAATGCAGATAGAACCGCCACTGGAAAAGACTGTGTGAGCTGCCGGAGCATTATGCTCCACAGAAGCCCAAAACCAGCGACGCCGTATGTATAGTACAAGCGGAAAATGATAAACGCAGTGACGTGAAATTGAAAGCAAAAAGGTGCATAAACAATGAAAAACTATTCATATTTAAGTTTTTCATCATAAACCATGCCCTTTAGGGTTTAGGCTAAAAACACAATAAAATCATAATGCTATTAATTTATATAAATCGTAAAAATCGATTAAGTTTATAATTAAATAAATTTTCTCTTAGAAGTTGTCTAATCGCCTTATTTTCCTATAAAAACTTATTAGCTCGTTTATTTGCAACGCAATTTTATGGTCGTTGTTTATACAAGAAAAGTTTATTAAATTACACTTCTTTTTATATTCTCATCTTATTATGATGATAAAAACTTTATATATCATATAGATGAAATTTAAATAACACCTCCTAATATTTAGGAGGTGTTAAGGGAATTAATACTATTGTGCTTAATGACGTTTTATTAATTTTTTTAAATACAAAATTGCGTTATTCGCATTCGGTAAAGGACCAATTTTGTCATTTAACAGTGGAAAAGTGCCTGTTCTAATTAATAAGTCACGCATTTGTATCGGCGTTAACACACTGTTTGTACGGTCTTTATACCAAGATTGGATCACAGCAGCGGCTCCCGCAACTAAAGCACTGGCTGACGATGTTCCACTAAAATTAGCGGTATAAGTATGGTTATCATCACTTCGAAACAGATCACCATAACCCGCTGTTGCAACATCCTCTCCCCACGCTTGTACATGAATAGGTGAACCATGCGTTGAGAAAGGTAATCGATTTAATGTATAAGGCGAACCTGCACCAACACGTATTGAGTTATTATCATGGCGTTGTCGGTAACTTTCATAAGCAGGTAAATCCAGATCTACGCCCCCATTACCTGCTGCCATAATCACAATGATCCCAGCATCTGTTAATGCGCGAGTCGCTTCCCAAATATGCATTTCATAATCCGCAGGTACATAAGCTTGATGTTCACAAATTGTCTGCATTTCATATAAAACAATATCACCAGCATGTAATATGCGTTTACTCGCAATAATCGCATCAATACGCCCACAAGTTAATTCAGAGATGGCATAAAACATATCTAATTTATAAGCGAGTCCAGTGATCCCTTTACCATCATTTTTTCCCATTATTAATCCCGCAACCGCTGTACCATGATCTGCCTGACTGGTTTTTTCATTAAATGGTAATAACGACGTAATATTATCCGTTGATAAATCATGATGAGAAAGATTGAAATCCCACTCAATATCAGCGACTTGTATTCCTTGCCCATATGCTTCTTGCTTCCATGCCTCACAAATTCCTAACCCTTTAATTTTATTAATATTCACTGTTTTTTCTGGCGTATTTAAGTATTGCTGATATTGAGTAAAATCAGGCGTAATATTAGGAGGTTCAATAGGTTGTATCGGTACCGTTTGTACATATTCAATATCAGGGTGTTGTTGTAATATTTTAATCACTTCATCTAAAGAATAATGATTATTCTCTGGTAAATTAAGGTAATAATATTTATTTAGATCATTAAAGTTTATTGAAATAGAATCAATATAATTTTTGGGTGGTAATTGATGAACAGATGATATTATCGGAACTAAAGGCATATTAGTTAAAAGGGAATGATGCATTTCATGGGAAGTAGAAAATGACAGTTTTTTATTATCATAATCAAGATTATTTAATTTTATAAGGATCTTTCTTTTAATGTTCATATTCAATGCTCCTCTTTTTATTTTTTCGCTTTATAGCGTAAAACCTTGAGCAGTGACTATTTCCATTTTTAATAGAGATAATATAAATAGGCTATTTTATAAAAATAAATATCAAGCCTATGTTCTAAAAAATAGACTTAATATTATTTGAATGATGTTCATTAACTAAAATCAATATATAGGCGTAGCTTTCCACAACAATCACATATAACGGTATCATCTGTGATAAAAGCTCCTGTTTTTATCGGTTCAGGATGATATTTAATTTAAAATAAGGCAATGCTCTTTTTTCTGTTGGCATATAAGTTCCTATTTTGCTGTTTCTGACGACTCTTCTTGAGTTCATTAAAACAATTCTAACATCAGATCCACCATGCGTTAGTTATTCTCTATGCTATAATGCGCCCTCATTTTCTACCCTCACAAAAAAATAAGGGTAGCAACGCCTAAATAGACGAAAGAATTACAGCATGTCAGAAAATACAGAACTCAATAAACCAACAGAAAATCATCATGTTAATAGCCATTCAAATACATATAATTTGAACCGTTTCTCTGTTGCGCCGATGCTCGATTGGACTGATCGTCATTGTCGTTATTTCTTTCGTCAGCTCAGTAAAAATACACTGCTTTATACTGAAATGGTCACAACTGGTGCCATCATTCACGGTAAAGGCGACTATCTAAAATACAGTGAAGAAGAACATCCAGTCTCTTTGCAGTTAGGCGGAAGCGATCCTCAAGCTTTAGCGCAATGTGCAAAATTGGCACAAGAGCGTGGCTATGATGAAATCAATTTAAATGTGGGCTGCCCTTCAGATCGCGTACAAAATGGGCGCTTTGGTGCTTGTTTAATGGGAGATGCACAACTCGTTGCAGATTGTGTGAAAGCCATGCGTGATGTCGTTGATATTCCTGTGACGGTAAAAACTCGCATTGGTATTGACGAGCTAGATAGCTACGAATTTCTATGTGATTTTATTGATACTGTTAGCCGTGATAATAACTGCGATACCTTTATTATTCATGCCCGTAAAGCATGGTTATCGGGTTTAAGTCCAAAAGAGAACCGTGAAGTTCCACCTTTAGATTATCCTCGTGTTTATCAATTAAAACGCGATTTCTCGCATCTCACTATGGCAATTAACGGTGGTATTAAGTCACTAGAAGAAGCCAAAGAGCAC is from Proteus columbae and encodes:
- the potB gene encoding spermidine/putrescine ABC transporter permease PotB is translated as MKKTRKLFQNIVITGVVGWLMLFVFLPNIMIIATSFLTRNDANLVEMVFTLDNYYRLFDPMYAEVLLHSINMAVVATLACLLLGYPFAYFLAKMPKKIQPLMLFLLIVPFWTNSLIRIYGLKIFLSTKGYFNEFLLWIGLIDKPLRIIYTPEAVVLGLVYILLPFMVLPLYSSIEKLDKPCLEAARDLGANKFQTFIRIIIPLTMPGIIAGCLLVMLPAMGLFFVADLMGGAKNLLIGNVIKSQFLNIRDWPFGAATSICLTLVMGLMLFVYYRAVKLLHKKVEIE
- a CDS encoding CbrC family protein, giving the protein MKYHPEPIKTGAFITDDTVICDCCGKLRLYIDFS
- the potA gene encoding spermidine/putrescine ABC transporter ATP-binding protein PotA yields the protein MTEKTSLTPVVELKSLSKGFDGKQIISRLDLTINHGEFLTILGPSGCGKTTVLRLIAGLEDVDDGQIILDGQDITDIPAEQRFVNTVFQSYALFPHMTVFENVAFGLRMQKTPADEINIRVEEALRMVQLEDFAQRRPAHLSGGQQQRVAIARAVVNKPKVLLLDESLSALDYKLRKQMQNELKALQRKLGITFIFVTHDQEEALTMSDRIVVMREGRIEQDGTPREIYEEPTNLFVAQFIGEINIFDARVLHRIDETRIRADVEGHECDIYTTLPVTQNQQLKVLLRPEDLRVEEIHDLENLPGLIGYVRERNYKGMTLDSVVEMENGKVVMVSEFFNEDDPDVDHSLDQKIAVTWVESWEVVLADEENT
- a CDS encoding S8 family peptidase: MNIKRKILIKLNNLDYDNKKLSFSTSHEMHHSLLTNMPLVPIISSVHQLPPKNYIDSISINFNDLNKYYYLNLPENNHYSLDEVIKILQQHPDIEYVQTVPIQPIEPPNITPDFTQYQQYLNTPEKTVNINKIKGLGICEAWKQEAYGQGIQVADIEWDFNLSHHDLSTDNITSLLPFNEKTSQADHGTAVAGLIMGKNDGKGITGLAYKLDMFYAISELTCGRIDAIIASKRILHAGDIVLYEMQTICEHQAYVPADYEMHIWEATRALTDAGIIVIMAAGNGGVDLDLPAYESYRQRHDNNSIRVGAGSPYTLNRLPFSTHGSPIHVQAWGEDVATAGYGDLFRSDDNHTYTANFSGTSSASALVAGAAAVIQSWYKDRTNSVLTPIQMRDLLIRTGTFPLLNDKIGPLPNANNAILYLKKLIKRH
- a CDS encoding helix-turn-helix domain-containing protein: MIDNSKTINFRIGQRIRHLRKKLKYSGTLFAQELGISQQQLSRYERGTNRISIEFIYLISEKFDVHISYFLQSNYLINIEQQRKTQEKNSRLVAECCIKK
- the potC gene encoding spermidine/putrescine ABC transporter permease PotC, which encodes MIGRLLRGGFMSIIYAYLYIPIIILIVNSFNSSRFGINWKGFTTDWYAILFNNDSLLQAAGHSLTMAVTSATFATLIGSLAAVALYRYRFRGKKFVGGMLFVVMMSPDIVMAISLLVLFMILGVSLGFWSLLFSHITFCLPFVVVTVYSRLSGFDVKMLEAAKDLGAGEFTILRKIIMPLAMPAVASGWLLSFTLSMDDVVVSSFVTGPSYEILPLKIYSMVKVGVSPEVNALATILLGLSLVLVLISQLILRDRTGKA
- the dusA gene encoding tRNA dihydrouridine(20/20a) synthase DusA, which produces MSENTELNKPTENHHVNSHSNTYNLNRFSVAPMLDWTDRHCRYFFRQLSKNTLLYTEMVTTGAIIHGKGDYLKYSEEEHPVSLQLGGSDPQALAQCAKLAQERGYDEINLNVGCPSDRVQNGRFGACLMGDAQLVADCVKAMRDVVDIPVTVKTRIGIDELDSYEFLCDFIDTVSRDNNCDTFIIHARKAWLSGLSPKENREVPPLDYPRVYQLKRDFSHLTMAINGGIKSLEEAKEHLKYMDGVMVGREAYQNPSILTHVDHELFDNQLPIVDAVTAVRAMYPYIEKELSQGTYLGHVTRHMLGIFQGIPGARQWRRHLSENAHKQGADLSVLENALKFVTEK
- the potD gene encoding spermidine/putrescine ABC transporter substrate-binding protein PotD, which translates into the protein MKKWSSVLAASVMALSIGTASADDGKTLYFYNWTEYVPPGLLEQFTKETGIKVIYSTYESNESMYTKLKTYKEGAYDLVVPSTYFISKMSHEGMLQKIDKSKLTNFDNLDPSLLHKSFDPENDYSIPYIWGATAIGINSDEVDVSSITSWADLWKPEYKDSLLLTDDAREVFQMALLKLGYSGNTTDPKEIEEAYKELQKLMPNVLAFNSDNPANPYMQGEVNLGMIWNGSAFIAREAGAPIEMVWPKEGGIFWMDSLAIPANAKNVEGAHKLIDFLLRPEIAAKVAENIGYPTPNLAAQKLLPNVITKDNSLYPTEEIINKGEWQNDVGDATVLYESYYQKLKAGR